The following proteins are encoded in a genomic region of Enterocloster clostridioformis:
- a CDS encoding sensor histidine kinase, with protein sequence MNFAQIQLICVILAKIIFIIVPFLAVFRGEWRYTMSKTAGILMGYLFFVCLLGLTCFRHFLNRPWLEMAWACTTMTTNILVCKWMVRTDWPVNIYSLFLFKNFTDTAAYCADLSNASVSLYESSFLITRDELLGNLIFLFLMVWAAYYILHKYLNKAVEYTRLLPVWNYLAAIPVLFFIMFRLAIRSLSPSRMLQHHPDMAFFAVCWFACIYTVHYVSLRILSRLAESYAVKEQYRTIRLLASVQKSQMATLQYNLEQFKKARHDYRHHLITIKGLLEQEETDFALEYINDYLGSYATLKTTRYCQNPSSNALLNYYIQTAQTQGIAVNSSISLPQSLPVPEIDFCTILGNLLSNAVEACQRQTQGTPSITINIGQAGESMIALSIQNTYSHHIRMKDGRFLSSKREDMGTGTTSVRYLVERYHGILKFDYSNGIFEASLLLNPAMK encoded by the coding sequence ATGAACTTTGCACAGATACAGCTGATATGTGTGATTTTGGCTAAAATCATATTCATCATCGTTCCCTTTTTGGCGGTATTCCGCGGGGAGTGGCGGTATACCATGTCAAAAACCGCAGGTATTCTTATGGGATACCTGTTTTTTGTATGCCTATTGGGCTTGACATGCTTCCGGCATTTCCTGAACCGGCCCTGGCTGGAGATGGCGTGGGCCTGTACCACCATGACGACCAACATATTGGTCTGTAAATGGATGGTGCGGACGGACTGGCCTGTGAACATCTATTCCCTTTTCCTTTTTAAGAACTTCACGGATACCGCCGCGTACTGCGCGGACCTGTCCAATGCTTCGGTCTCCCTTTATGAGAGCAGTTTCCTTATAACCAGGGATGAATTGCTGGGCAATCTTATTTTTCTGTTTCTCATGGTCTGGGCAGCCTATTATATTCTGCACAAATATCTGAACAAGGCAGTGGAATACACAAGGCTTCTTCCGGTCTGGAACTATCTGGCTGCCATTCCGGTGCTCTTTTTCATCATGTTCCGGCTGGCAATCCGCTCCCTGTCCCCTTCCCGCATGCTCCAGCACCATCCTGACATGGCTTTTTTTGCTGTCTGCTGGTTTGCCTGTATCTACACGGTCCACTATGTGAGTCTGAGGATTCTGTCCCGGCTGGCTGAAAGCTACGCGGTCAAGGAGCAGTACCGGACCATCCGGCTGCTGGCCAGCGTACAGAAATCCCAGATGGCCACGCTCCAGTATAATCTGGAACAATTCAAGAAGGCCCGCCATGATTACCGCCATCATCTCATCACAATCAAGGGACTGTTGGAGCAGGAGGAGACAGACTTTGCCCTGGAGTATATCAATGACTATCTGGGCTCCTACGCGACTCTGAAAACCACCCGGTACTGTCAGAACCCTTCCTCCAATGCGCTGCTCAATTACTACATACAGACTGCCCAGACCCAGGGAATCGCGGTGAACTCCTCCATCTCCCTGCCTCAGAGCCTTCCTGTCCCGGAGATAGACTTCTGCACCATCCTGGGCAACCTTCTCTCCAACGCGGTGGAGGCATGTCAAAGGCAGACTCAGGGAACGCCCTCCATCACCATCAACATCGGTCAGGCCGGCGAATCCATGATCGCCCTTTCCATACAGAACACCTATTCCCATCACATACGGATGAAGGACGGACGTTTCCTCTCATCCAAACGGGAGGATATGGGAACCGGCACCACCTCTGTGCGGTATCTGGTGGAACGGTATCACGGCATATTGAAATTCGATTACAGTAACGGGATTTTCGAGGCATCCCTGCTTCTGAACCCTGCCATGAAGTAG
- a CDS encoding LytR/AlgR family response regulator transcription factor, with translation MNIAVIDDSIDEARQLAGFISAYCSDTHTCQQTTIFNTAADFLRCWQRGSFDLIFIDIFLRNETSGIRIAERVRKDDDFCTIVFTTSSTDFALKGYEVRALDYMIKPIRYEKLCQTMEYFMSVSRRKQSHYIEVKESRIMLKIPIDSILYTDYSNHYIQIHLPDKTVRTYMRFEEFSGMLLIYSQFICCYRNCIINMDKVFSMEKSEFILTTGEHLPITRTMRSQIHQQYADYQFSKLNGGI, from the coding sequence GTGAACATTGCAGTCATCGACGACTCGATAGATGAGGCTCGTCAGTTAGCCGGCTTTATATCCGCCTATTGTTCTGACACACATACCTGCCAGCAGACGACCATCTTCAATACCGCCGCCGACTTCCTTCGCTGCTGGCAAAGAGGCAGCTTTGACCTTATATTCATAGATATTTTTCTCCGCAATGAGACTTCCGGCATCCGAATCGCTGAAAGGGTCCGTAAGGATGATGATTTCTGTACCATCGTGTTCACCACCAGCAGTACGGATTTTGCCCTGAAGGGTTATGAGGTCCGGGCCCTGGATTACATGATAAAGCCCATCCGCTATGAGAAGCTCTGTCAGACCATGGAGTATTTTATGTCTGTGTCCCGCAGGAAGCAGAGTCATTATATAGAGGTAAAGGAAAGCCGCATTATGCTTAAGATTCCCATTGACTCCATCCTTTACACAGATTATTCAAACCACTACATACAAATCCATCTTCCGGACAAGACGGTCCGCACTTATATGCGGTTTGAAGAGTTTTCCGGCATGCTCCTTATCTACTCCCAGTTTATATGCTGCTACCGGAATTGCATCATCAACATGGACAAGGTATTCTCCATGGAGAAATCAGAGTTCATTTTGACAACCGGAGAACATCTGCCTATTACCAGGACCATGCGGTCGCAGATTCATCAGCAGTATGCAGATTACCAGTTCTCCAAACTAAATGGAGGCATCTGA
- a CDS encoding small, acid-soluble spore protein, alpha/beta type — protein sequence MGKSKKNEAFDPHNLSAQDQLKFEIAQELGLDAKVMEGGWRSLTAKESGKIGGLITKRKRELKKEALQQE from the coding sequence ATGGGAAAGTCTAAAAAGAATGAGGCATTTGATCCCCATAACCTGAGTGCCCAGGACCAGCTTAAGTTTGAGATTGCCCAGGAACTGGGGCTGGACGCAAAGGTCATGGAGGGCGGATGGAGAAGCCTGACAGCCAAGGAAAGCGGCAAGATAGGGGGGCTTATCACAAAGCGCAAACGGGAACTTAAGAAAGAGGCATTGCAGCAGGAATGA